The Mercurialis annua linkage group LG7, ddMerAnnu1.2, whole genome shotgun sequence genome includes the window ttgtgtCAATactaattttgtcaaaattcatTTGTTGGAATTTGATTCAGTGTCGACATTGAATTTTCAATTGTCTGGACTTGATTTAATGTCAACATCTGAATTTTAAATGCTAATGATTTTAGCATGTTGTGATTTTGACCTCCTTTGCTATTTTTGTAGATGGCGGTTTGCCAACCAGCTTGGTGGCGGATCCTGCATCTTTGTCTCGTGTTTCTCCATCATTGGCCGTGTCAGGTAAAATCTCACCTAACATAGAACAAATTCTTGAATTTTAGCATGTTGTTAGCTTTGATTTTATTCATCAATTGAAATCACCCTTTACAGCTAGCGGCTTGCCAACCAATTTGGTGGCGGAAATTGTAGCTAATACGCCTGCTTTTAGCTCTGAGACACCAACTTCTGGCTTGGCGATTTCAAAGGCAACAACTTCTGGTTTTCCGCCAACCAATACCTCAGGTAAATTTCTTTTGAAATCAAACTCTTAGGATTTAGATACTGTGATGTGATGCTTGATCCCTTTTGGTTTACCTAAGATTGTGATTTTTGCTTGTGCACTTCAAACTTaaacaatttgaatttaattgcttAACATTGAATTTAATGCTAAAACAACTAAAttcaattattcaaaattttaacttATTGCCGAGAACCATTTAGATCAATTGCCTAATAGTGTTTGGCATCAATTTCAGACCTTGCTTCGGCTTCTAAAGAGTCGTTGGTCCTTTATCTAGCTGATGGTACTTTATTTACACCACCCTTCCAACCCAATGTAGTGACCAAAACTTTACAACCAACTGTAGCCCTATCAACGGGTAAGGATTGATCTTTAGGACTTTAGATGCATTTTGTCTTCTGAATGGTTGAATACATCTGTATCTTGATATTTGCAGGTTCTCCTAAGTTGGTAGCTACCACTTTTCTGACTTCGCGGCTCAAAAGCCGGCCTCCAACCCCTTTGCTATACCATCCACCTCTCCTCCTCCAGGCAAAGGTAAACCACTGTATTAacttttgtgattggattggttagtgtgaattttaatgcagattttattttaatggttTAGGATACCAATAATACTACTAGGAACTTGCAAATTCTTCAGGCCATTAGATAGAATATTCTAAGCCTTTAGAAGTCAAATTTCTAGGTGGTCAAGTTTAATGAACATTTAAAGCCCTACGACTTTTTATGCCTAAATTTTCGATATTCTACTTGAACCATGTCTGTTTTGGCTTTACTTCAACCATTTAAAAACTCAAATTGGCTAAGTGAttggtttatgtttattttattttgagaatttgcaaaaaccaatttctttttcttctgtTGTAGCCAATTTTGAAAATgtatatgaaaattcaaatTTGCACTTACAGGTTTCGTGATACCTCCTACGGCACCCGTCAGTAGGACTGTGGGTGTCCCAATTTCTCCTCTCCTAGTGGGGATTCCTGGCCGAAAGGATGCTATTGAAAAGGTATGTCATGATGAACTCCCCTTTTCTTTTTGAGATTGGGTTTCATGTTGTGAGCAAATGCTTCTTTCTTTCAGGAGTTCTATAGACAAATTCTGGATCCATCAGCCATTGCTCCTTTTCCACCTTATGTCACCTTCCAGTAAGTTTTGTACTAGAGATTGTTTAACCAATTTCCATCTTAGTCTTGTTTATTCAAAACTATTGTTCTCTCTGCAGGGACACCTCTTTAACTCCCTTTTTGAAAAAGGGTCTCATCATCCAAGGCATTGGCAATAAAACTATTCCAGAAGCTCCTCCCTACCCTATGCATGCGAGCGACGTATTAGTATGGGATTGTGAAGTGACAGGGGCTTCTGATATTACTTCCGCCATTAAGTCATGGCCTCGTCAGCCTCCTAGATGGACGGATTGGGTGGCTCGTCTACGTCCTTACTTCCAGAGGGATTGGCGGAGATTGGGGTTACTCCAGCTGATAGAGATAAGCGACAGACATATTGAGCTGAATGCGGGTATGTGCAGATCTTTTCTTCGCTATTGGAGTAGTTCAgccaattcttttatttttcctttcgGCCCGATGTCAGTTACTTTAAAAGATGTCTTCATGCTCACCGGCCTTCCGGTTATTGGATTTGACGCCCCTTGTCTATTTGAGGTAGAGACGAAAGACCTCTATTCCTACCCAATTTGTCCGAGTTACCCGGCGTGTGTTTCCAAGTGGAGTGTCTTAACAACACCTCCTTCTTTAGAAGAACATACCGAGTTTCTATGGGTCCTAATATGCAAGTTCATCATGTGCCCCTCCTCTGGCACTCCTACCAAGGAATATTGGAAACTTGCAAGTAATTTAGCCAACGGGACCTTTGTGGCTTTGGGGCCTGTGTTGTTAGGCGCCCTCTACTATGCTTTTGAGCAGTCTGTTACTACTCACCTCTTGGCCAAGTTAGATGGTCATGTGTGGTTGTTACAGTTGTGGATTTTTACCTACTTCCTAGAGCTAATGGGTGTAGGGGTAGGTACCTTGTGCACTCCTATTGTGGATCTTTTGGCAGTCAAGTGTTGTTTTGAGGAGACCGCCgtctttgattttctttttgaacGCACAGCTAGGGAAACCTCGGCTTTGTCCGTTTTTGATCATCACTCATATATTCCTCAGTGGATGGACATTTTCTCAGGGAAGCCAGGTACACTCCTCCTTATCAAAAGAAAGCTCTTTTGTGCCTTTACTACCTCTAGGATGTTATTTTTGGGAGGGTCTCAAGCCTTCTCTACTCGTGCTTCTAGCCAACATTGTGTGTCAAAGTTGTACATGAGTAGCCTTTGGGGTAGGCAGTTTGGGCTTAACCTTTCTTAAATTCATCCTTACCTTGAACAACATGATGGTGAGTGGACAAGATCTACTGTAGAGCAGCTTGTCAAGGTATATGGTTATTATCGTTGTCCTGTGGTAGAGAATTTGATTCCATATGACTTTGCCTCTTGGTGGGACGAGCGGTTTCAACTCATCCTGTCCAAAAACGCAGGTAACAACTTCATCTTTTTAACTTGTCTTCTATTTGTTTTCTGCCTCTAATTCTTTACACCTTTGTAGGGAAAGAAGCAAGGCTGCTAGTTCAACCTCCTCAAAGGCCTACTCCAGTGAGCAAGCCTAAGAAACAGGCTAAGAAAAAGAATCGCAACACCTCTTCAGAGTCATCTTTTGAGAAGACGGAATTGCCTAAGACATAAACTAAAAGGAAGAGTCGTGACACTTCTTCGGATTCGTCTTTTGAGAGGACAGAATTGCCTAAGACTAGGCAGTTAGGGAGACTCCTCAAAGTAGCCAAAAAACGACATGCTGGAC containing:
- the LOC126656871 gene encoding uncharacterized protein LOC126656871, giving the protein MSIDSNSAAARSPVSRRFPRTSSRSAVMLRQQHVVILTSFAIFVDGGLPTSLVADPASLSRVSPSLAVSASGLPTNLVAEIVANTPAFSSETPTSGLAISKATTSGFPPTNTSDLASASKESLVLYLADGTLFTPPFQPNVVTKTLQPTVALSTVGSYHFSDFAAQKPASNPFAIPSTSPPPGKGFVIPPTAPVSRTVGVPISPLLVGIPGRKDAIEKEFYRQILDPSAIAPFPPYVTFQDTSLTPFLKKGLIIQGIGNKTIPEAPPYPMHASDVLVWDCEVTGASDITSAIKSWPRQPPRWTDWVARLRPYFQRDWRRLGLLQLIEISDRHIELNAGMCRSFLRYWSSSANSFIFPFGPMSVTLKDVFMLTGLPVIGFDAPCLFEVETKDLYSYPICPSYPACVSKWSVLTTPPSLEEHTEFLWVLICKFIMCPSSGTPTKEYWKLASNLANGTFVALGPVLLGALYYAFEQSVTTHLLAKLDGHVWLLQLWIFTYFLELMGVGVGTLCTPIVDLLAVKCCFEETAVFDFLFERTARETSALSVFDHHSYIPQWMDIFSGKPGTLLLIKRKLFCAFTTSRMLFLGGSQAFSTRASSQHCVSKLYMSSLWEQLVKVYGYYRCPVVENLIPYDFASWWDERFQLILSKNAGKEARLLVQPPQRPTPVSKPKKQAKKKNRNTSSETELPKTRQLGRLLKVAKKRHAGPPETVVLEDDSEDDQLPDLLHEAAHTEETTLDVDSEAAMDREDDGVLDTQGMENSGEQCSKSASESTSKGSKSASEPTSKGSKSESASKGSRSASEPTSKGSKSASESVSKGSKSASEKDSATSTESEEPLSQIKKLSSIIAEDQDLVYLSFLDEMSTPEASVSFVPLPADVERAVSLVKHVLGQHISIVTDSQKEDLISSLHILRLVPDSVVTDEVEKDILGSLNLWRSCVEIESNDLPKLKSSKADNARYLSLGPKRQEVAQKLRDLEASGEAFEKEIEQLETAILALKSKQLDLVVEGKLLAEEYQGINSQLQPLHTTIQEKKNDMVSWVQNCAKARQDKVVCQSKWSKLQGLFSDSSPTPMTLLLTRPFGQYLLGDTYTCTYTLVHALHYRDAIQVLSKLQMSWCEDGSPAICLLVVFHTKIHLQVQPCIAFSLCVYVPGPFLFAVECC